One region of Pelagicoccus sp. SDUM812003 genomic DNA includes:
- a CDS encoding TA system VapC family ribonuclease toxin, giving the protein MSRYLLDVNVLLALFDPTHLHHEQCHDWVSRQGSFAWASCPLTENGFARVISNPKYPNIETTPQEALSSLNQFAQSSNHSFWPDSISLRKHDVTKFGPKQLTDTYLVQLASKNDGKLATLDRRLKRAWNNTPHADHVFLIGN; this is encoded by the coding sequence ATGTCACGCTACCTGCTCGACGTTAACGTACTGCTGGCTCTCTTCGACCCTACTCATCTGCACCACGAGCAGTGCCATGACTGGGTCTCTCGACAGGGATCATTTGCTTGGGCGAGCTGTCCTCTGACCGAAAACGGATTTGCCCGCGTCATTTCCAACCCGAAATACCCGAATATTGAAACCACCCCGCAGGAAGCCCTTTCATCACTCAACCAATTCGCTCAAAGCAGCAACCACTCCTTTTGGCCTGACTCAATAAGCCTCCGAAAGCACGACGTCACGAAGTTTGGCCCCAAACAGCTTACCGACACTTATCTGGTCCAACTGGCCTCGAAAAACGACGGCAAGCTCGCCACCCTCGACAGACGACTGAAGCGCGCCTGGAACAATACGCCACACGCCGACCACGTCTTTCTTATTGGAAACTAA
- a CDS encoding SLBB domain-containing protein: protein MKLPKILLLSFLGVFSAVSSNAQTLSSEQQAKLNSLPPALRAQAIEELRKYNSANQSENANRPIEQQEVVTRDETVESDERIKESFEKSTGTSEDEEQFSEKKIEQELKQFGYNLFAGTPTTFAPGTIDIPVPVDYVVGPGDQVRIQLFGKQSASYDLYVSREGILQVPELGPISVVGQTFQELKQNIARRVSEQMIGMDVFITLGELRSIRVFLLGDVKHPGAYTVSSLSTITNALFVSGGIRSIGSLRNIELKREGEVIAILDLYDLLLRGDISKDLPLQPGDVIFVPPVGKLTGVAGEVRRPAIYELKNEDSIDQVIELAGGLTSLAYPSLSQIERISDNGLKTLLDVDLTKSGSGDTPIKDGDTVRIYSALDRVDNYVRVEGMVERPGDYQWHEGIRISDIISHIEQLQNDADLSYALVVSKNPIDGRWSTRSFSFEKYFLGQDSRHNLELRPNDRIIVFDDTNVERENIEQVIERLKAQGTSAEPQKIVSISGSVRHPGEYPLDQQMPISDLIRAGGGFTQDAYTLEAELLRFSDNGKTVRDSILLPIDLVSLESNPSLDIELKPFDLLTIKRIPEWTENEQIELSGEIRFPGVYTIERGETLSQVIERAGGLTSLAHPESAVFLRESLRVAEQENILKLRERLRGEIASTSLQNDDVSSDSISTAESLLEQLENTEAAGRLVINLPEILMGMRDVTLKAGDKLKVPKEPQAVTIIGSVNYPTSHLYQNDLTRDDYISLSGGLMRNADKKQIYIVRANGRVETEKRSRFFPNGSISIQPGDTIVVPIDVDRMAPLKLWSATSQIFYQIALGAAAINSF, encoded by the coding sequence ATGAAGTTGCCCAAGATCCTTCTTCTTTCGTTCCTAGGTGTTTTCAGCGCCGTCAGCTCGAACGCCCAGACTCTATCCTCAGAGCAGCAGGCGAAACTCAACAGCCTTCCGCCTGCCTTGCGGGCCCAGGCAATCGAGGAGCTTCGCAAGTACAATTCCGCCAACCAGTCGGAAAACGCCAATAGACCGATCGAACAGCAGGAAGTCGTCACCCGAGACGAGACGGTCGAGTCCGACGAACGCATCAAGGAGTCGTTCGAAAAGTCCACTGGGACCTCGGAAGACGAAGAGCAGTTCAGCGAGAAAAAGATCGAGCAGGAGCTCAAGCAGTTCGGCTACAATCTCTTCGCGGGCACGCCCACCACCTTCGCCCCTGGCACCATAGACATTCCCGTCCCGGTGGACTACGTTGTCGGCCCCGGCGATCAGGTGCGCATCCAGCTCTTCGGCAAGCAAAGCGCTAGCTACGACCTCTACGTCTCCCGCGAAGGGATTCTCCAAGTGCCGGAGCTCGGCCCCATATCCGTTGTGGGGCAAACCTTTCAGGAGCTGAAACAGAATATCGCCAGGCGCGTGTCCGAGCAAATGATCGGCATGGACGTCTTCATCACCCTCGGCGAGCTTCGCTCCATCCGCGTCTTTCTTCTCGGCGACGTGAAGCATCCCGGGGCCTACACGGTGAGCTCGCTTTCCACCATCACCAACGCTCTTTTCGTCAGCGGTGGCATTCGCTCCATCGGCTCCCTGCGCAACATCGAATTGAAGCGAGAGGGTGAAGTCATCGCGATTCTCGACCTGTACGATCTCCTGCTGAGGGGAGACATTTCCAAAGACCTGCCTCTGCAACCTGGCGACGTGATTTTCGTGCCGCCGGTCGGCAAGCTCACTGGTGTAGCAGGCGAAGTCCGCCGTCCTGCCATCTACGAATTGAAAAACGAGGATAGCATCGATCAGGTTATCGAACTTGCCGGCGGGCTGACTTCGCTGGCCTACCCATCGCTGTCCCAGATCGAGCGCATCTCCGACAACGGTCTCAAGACCTTGCTGGATGTTGACCTAACGAAAAGCGGCTCGGGAGATACTCCGATAAAGGATGGCGACACCGTGCGCATCTACTCAGCGCTCGATCGAGTGGACAACTACGTTCGCGTGGAGGGCATGGTGGAACGCCCGGGAGACTACCAGTGGCACGAAGGCATTCGCATATCCGACATCATTTCACACATCGAACAACTGCAGAACGACGCCGACCTTAGCTATGCTCTCGTCGTCTCCAAGAATCCCATCGACGGTCGATGGAGCACGCGCTCCTTCAGCTTCGAGAAGTATTTCCTTGGCCAGGATTCGAGGCACAATCTCGAACTGAGACCGAACGATCGCATCATCGTTTTCGATGATACCAACGTGGAGCGAGAGAACATCGAGCAAGTGATCGAACGCCTCAAGGCCCAAGGCACCAGCGCCGAGCCTCAGAAGATCGTCAGCATCTCCGGAAGCGTGCGCCACCCGGGAGAATACCCGCTCGACCAGCAGATGCCCATCTCCGACCTGATCCGAGCGGGCGGCGGCTTCACCCAGGACGCCTACACGCTCGAGGCGGAACTTCTACGCTTCAGCGACAACGGGAAGACCGTCAGGGACTCCATCTTGCTGCCCATAGACTTGGTAAGCTTGGAATCCAACCCCAGCTTGGACATCGAGTTGAAGCCCTTCGATTTGCTCACCATCAAGCGCATCCCCGAGTGGACAGAAAACGAGCAGATCGAGCTTTCGGGGGAAATCCGTTTCCCCGGAGTCTATACGATCGAGAGGGGCGAAACGCTCTCGCAAGTCATCGAACGAGCAGGAGGGCTCACCTCGCTCGCCCACCCTGAGTCGGCCGTTTTCCTCAGAGAAAGCCTGCGGGTGGCGGAGCAGGAAAACATCCTGAAGCTTCGCGAGCGCCTGCGCGGCGAGATCGCCAGCACCTCTCTGCAAAACGACGACGTCTCTTCGGACAGTATCAGCACCGCGGAGTCCCTTCTGGAGCAGCTTGAAAACACTGAGGCGGCGGGACGGCTAGTAATCAACCTGCCTGAGATCCTAATGGGCATGAGGGACGTGACGCTCAAGGCCGGCGACAAGCTCAAGGTGCCCAAGGAGCCGCAAGCGGTCACCATCATCGGAAGCGTCAACTACCCCACCTCCCATCTTTATCAAAATGACCTGACGCGCGACGATTACATCTCCCTCTCCGGAGGCCTGATGCGCAACGCTGACAAGAAGCAAATCTACATCGTGCGTGCCAATGGACGGGTCGAAACCGAAAAACGCTCCCGCTTTTTCCCCAATGGAAGCATTAGTATCCAACCCGGCGATACGATTGTGGTGCCGATCGACGTGGATCGCATGGCTCCGCTAAAGCTCTGGAGCGCCACCAGCCAGATCTTCTATCAAATCGCCCTCGGCGCCGCCGCTATCAATTCGTTCTAG
- a CDS encoding four helix bundle protein produces MAAYKSFEELPVWQESRAIVALIYSLTKGSNFAKDFGLKDQIQRAGVSIMTNIAEGFERRSTKEFCQFLNYAKASSGEVRSLTVVASDLKYITDELFNSVRDKTISLSKSISGFDRYLRQSNR; encoded by the coding sequence ATGGCCGCGTACAAGTCCTTCGAGGAACTACCCGTATGGCAAGAATCAAGGGCAATCGTCGCTCTTATATACTCTCTGACAAAAGGCTCTAACTTCGCGAAAGATTTCGGTCTAAAGGATCAAATACAGAGAGCCGGCGTCTCTATCATGACCAACATAGCCGAAGGCTTTGAACGCCGATCTACTAAAGAATTTTGTCAGTTCCTAAATTACGCTAAAGCCAGTTCCGGTGAAGTACGTTCACTCACCGTCGTTGCTTCGGACCTAAAATACATCACAGATGAGCTGTTCAATTCAGTCCGCGACAAAACAATAAGTCTATCAAAATCAATCTCAGGATTTGACCGCTATCTAAGACAGTCAAATCGCTAG
- a CDS encoding Wzz/FepE/Etk N-terminal domain-containing protein, whose amino-acid sequence MSEANQQPPPYPPYPYYPQEEDELSLIDLWNIVWRRKWLWLTLGPLAGVLGIFYALNAPVYYKAEATLAPSNEEKSGGGLAALAGQFGGLASMAGIDFGGGGSTDNALAVLKSRQFLAPFLTQEERLKALFPNQWDEGTQQWTVAKERRGEDNRPTKQEAYDRFTNGILSVSQDKKSGIVTVALEMQDPKLASAWTNELIATLNEHLRKQALAEASKNLEYLNEQLSKTKVLEIREALYTLIESQTKNAMLANAKKDYAFKIIDPAVTPEVKSKPKRGLIVIASGMLGGFLGLFLCFVFHFVETAKKSKSS is encoded by the coding sequence ATGAGCGAAGCGAATCAACAACCTCCTCCGTATCCACCTTATCCCTACTACCCGCAGGAAGAAGACGAGCTATCGCTCATCGATCTCTGGAATATCGTCTGGAGGCGCAAATGGCTGTGGCTGACGCTCGGGCCGCTGGCTGGTGTGCTTGGCATCTTCTACGCTCTCAACGCCCCAGTATACTATAAGGCAGAGGCCACGCTCGCCCCTAGCAATGAAGAGAAATCCGGAGGAGGCCTCGCAGCTCTCGCGGGTCAATTCGGGGGCCTCGCCTCCATGGCCGGCATCGACTTCGGCGGAGGCGGCTCGACCGATAACGCCCTCGCCGTGTTGAAATCGCGTCAGTTCCTGGCCCCATTCCTCACTCAGGAGGAGCGGCTAAAGGCTCTGTTTCCCAATCAATGGGACGAGGGAACCCAGCAATGGACCGTGGCCAAGGAGCGTCGAGGCGAAGACAATCGCCCGACCAAACAAGAGGCATACGACCGATTCACAAACGGGATCCTGTCCGTTTCACAGGACAAGAAATCCGGCATCGTGACCGTGGCCCTGGAAATGCAAGACCCAAAACTTGCGTCGGCGTGGACCAACGAATTGATCGCGACCCTCAACGAACACCTCAGGAAACAGGCTCTCGCCGAAGCGAGCAAAAACCTGGAATACTTGAACGAGCAGCTCAGCAAAACCAAGGTGCTCGAAATAAGAGAGGCGCTTTATACCCTGATAGAAAGCCAGACCAAAAACGCCATGCTCGCCAATGCGAAGAAGGACTACGCTTTCAAGATCATCGACCCGGCTGTCACTCCAGAAGTGAAGTCCAAACCGAAAAGAGGTCTGATCGTGATCGCGAGCGGTATGCTGGGCGGATTCTTAGGGCTGTTTCTCTGCTTCGTTTTCCACTTCGTCGAAACCGCTAAGAAATCCAAATCCTCCTAA
- a CDS encoding nucleotidyltransferase family protein, with translation MRRQRSSRIASVCPELRLLLASLESGPKGPLGNDDSLDQRIDWSRFSKLLARHRVLVAVCAQLQASDHWRVIDPAIRSELTQARNRITLTQMKAVAELLAVASRFEQEEIPYLSLKGPIVSQLIYGDPVKREFNDLDLLVRERDLARAVNLLGGFGFEILDKPLWDLILSGNARPPSLYHIHLRKGTVLIELHWKLSRNEALMPFTDDQLWASRRQVQISGRSVAIPGARELLAYLDIHGSSHCWNRLKWLWDSHQLSQATTEPYPCEASRIRSRLAGRFWRSESGDDTHPEPPRSVSSWRERFCIEQILAEEGYPGRATNMARRSLFVCSLYASLRQKTGYVLQLLLWPNAYEKVTLPPWLRGLYFILGPALWLRERVLLRR, from the coding sequence ATGCGGCGGCAGCGGAGTTCTCGAATCGCCAGCGTCTGCCCGGAGCTGCGTCTGCTCCTGGCTTCGCTCGAGTCTGGTCCAAAGGGGCCTCTAGGTAACGACGATTCCCTCGACCAGCGCATCGACTGGTCGAGATTTTCAAAGCTTCTTGCCCGGCACCGGGTGCTGGTCGCGGTTTGCGCTCAGCTTCAAGCAAGCGATCACTGGCGAGTCATCGATCCCGCAATTCGCAGCGAGCTGACCCAAGCTAGGAATCGAATCACTCTCACGCAAATGAAGGCCGTGGCTGAGCTGCTGGCAGTCGCCTCGCGCTTTGAGCAAGAGGAGATCCCTTATCTGAGTTTGAAAGGACCAATCGTTTCCCAGCTGATTTATGGAGATCCCGTGAAGCGAGAGTTCAATGACTTGGATTTGCTGGTTCGCGAGCGGGATCTCGCCCGAGCAGTGAATCTGCTAGGCGGGTTTGGATTCGAGATTCTCGACAAACCCCTTTGGGATTTGATCCTATCTGGAAACGCAAGACCCCCCAGCCTCTATCACATCCATCTCCGAAAGGGGACCGTACTGATCGAGCTCCATTGGAAACTGTCTCGAAACGAGGCTCTGATGCCGTTTACCGATGATCAGCTTTGGGCGAGTCGCCGCCAGGTCCAGATTTCCGGCCGGAGCGTCGCGATACCAGGAGCTCGCGAGCTGCTGGCCTATCTGGATATCCATGGCTCTTCGCATTGCTGGAATCGACTGAAATGGCTTTGGGATTCGCATCAGCTTTCGCAAGCAACCACGGAGCCTTATCCCTGCGAAGCGTCCCGTATCAGATCGCGCCTTGCGGGGCGATTCTGGCGGTCTGAATCAGGAGACGATACCCATCCCGAACCTCCACGGAGCGTGTCGAGCTGGCGAGAGCGATTTTGCATCGAACAGATTCTCGCCGAAGAGGGGTATCCGGGAAGGGCGACGAACATGGCTCGAAGAAGCCTTTTCGTTTGTTCGCTTTACGCGAGCTTGCGGCAGAAGACGGGCTATGTGCTGCAGCTCCTGCTCTGGCCCAACGCCTACGAGAAGGTGACGCTGCCCCCCTGGCTGCGAGGATTGTATTTCATTCTCGGACCCGCTTTGTGGCTTCGTGAACGAGTATTGCTTCGCAGATAA
- a CDS encoding nucleoside-diphosphate sugar epimerase/dehydratase, giving the protein MTAQTSLWLKQQSRIPILLVSYGLLCAASVMLAFEFRDSFTISDRTQGLLLQTVFWLIPIKLLSLLAFGQFKGLLTFFRLPDVYRLAAAMGAPMLVFLVASFYSDLGLLASKSAIVLDYFFSVSLICVFRTSLRIFREKRSGMAALSDGSAQQRVAIYGAGQTGAALAAHLMSKSGKSLVPVAFVDDDSLKWNKHVHGLKVYRSVSALMTNARDGNVTKLIVAMPTATPSKIREITEQAERFEIPIETVPSWDDLVSGRKKLDKLRPVKIDDLLGRNSIELHSKKVLKELTGKVVMVTGAGGTIGGELCHQIAQCNPSMLLMVERAEYLLFQTEQKIKTEFPEIASHAFIGDITDEARMDFLLGGFLPDVIFHAAAHKHVPMMEHQPGEAIRNNTLGTALLADLAIKHEVERFVFISTDKAVNPTNVMGVSKRLAEIFLQSIQGSSKITQFVAVRFGNVLGSSGSVIPTFKRQLEEGGPLTVTHPEITRYFMTVPEAVGLVLECSIDAAGGEIFVLDMGEPMKIYDLAKQMIKLSGLRVGEDVEIKFTGLRPGEKLYEELQHGQETLELTENKKVFRFTGQRSDEAEVRKFLRELSPLLRSSDYNALKRKLNSFVPEYIPDFSAPQWAPAHAEVGSAYRHDGVKAEGAKIVSFKGKTA; this is encoded by the coding sequence ATGACAGCCCAAACCTCCCTCTGGCTGAAGCAACAGTCTAGAATTCCCATCCTGCTTGTTTCTTACGGCCTTCTTTGCGCGGCGAGCGTGATGCTGGCCTTCGAGTTCAGGGACAGCTTCACCATCAGCGATCGGACTCAGGGCCTCCTGCTTCAGACCGTTTTCTGGTTGATCCCGATCAAGCTGCTTTCATTGCTGGCTTTCGGTCAATTCAAGGGGCTGCTCACGTTTTTCCGGCTTCCCGACGTGTACCGGCTGGCTGCGGCCATGGGGGCGCCGATGCTGGTTTTTCTCGTCGCTTCCTTCTACTCCGATTTGGGACTGCTCGCTTCCAAGTCGGCCATCGTGCTGGACTACTTTTTCTCCGTCAGTCTCATTTGCGTTTTCCGAACCTCGCTTCGAATCTTTCGCGAAAAGCGATCTGGCATGGCGGCCCTATCGGACGGGTCCGCCCAGCAACGCGTGGCCATCTACGGGGCCGGGCAGACGGGCGCGGCGCTCGCGGCCCATTTGATGAGCAAGTCGGGAAAGTCGCTGGTTCCGGTTGCTTTCGTGGACGACGACTCTCTGAAGTGGAACAAGCATGTTCACGGCTTGAAGGTCTACCGATCGGTAAGCGCCCTGATGACCAACGCTCGAGATGGCAATGTGACCAAGCTGATCGTGGCCATGCCCACTGCGACCCCGTCCAAGATTCGCGAGATCACCGAGCAGGCCGAGCGTTTCGAGATCCCCATCGAAACCGTGCCCTCTTGGGACGACCTGGTATCGGGACGGAAAAAGCTGGATAAGCTCCGCCCGGTGAAAATCGATGACCTTCTCGGGCGCAACTCGATAGAGCTGCACTCCAAGAAGGTTCTAAAGGAGCTTACAGGAAAGGTCGTGATGGTCACGGGCGCTGGCGGAACCATCGGCGGAGAGCTCTGTCATCAGATCGCCCAGTGCAATCCTAGCATGCTGTTGATGGTCGAGCGTGCGGAGTACCTGCTTTTTCAGACCGAGCAAAAGATAAAGACGGAGTTCCCGGAAATCGCTTCGCATGCCTTCATCGGCGATATCACCGACGAGGCCCGCATGGATTTTCTTCTCGGCGGCTTTCTTCCGGATGTGATCTTCCACGCGGCGGCCCACAAGCACGTGCCCATGATGGAGCATCAGCCAGGGGAGGCCATACGCAACAATACGCTGGGTACCGCCCTTTTGGCGGATCTGGCGATCAAGCACGAGGTGGAGCGCTTCGTGTTCATCTCCACCGACAAGGCCGTCAATCCGACCAACGTCATGGGCGTGTCCAAGCGCTTAGCCGAGATCTTCCTGCAATCCATTCAAGGCTCTTCGAAGATCACGCAGTTCGTGGCGGTGAGGTTTGGAAACGTTCTCGGCTCCTCGGGCAGCGTTATTCCCACCTTCAAGCGACAGTTGGAGGAAGGCGGTCCCCTGACGGTGACCCATCCGGAGATCACCCGCTATTTCATGACGGTCCCTGAAGCGGTGGGCTTGGTGCTCGAGTGTTCCATCGACGCCGCGGGAGGAGAGATTTTCGTCCTCGATATGGGTGAGCCGATGAAGATCTACGATCTCGCCAAGCAGATGATCAAGCTGAGCGGACTCAGAGTGGGCGAGGATGTGGAGATCAAGTTCACTGGATTGCGCCCCGGCGAAAAGCTCTACGAGGAACTCCAGCACGGCCAGGAGACCTTGGAGCTCACCGAAAACAAGAAGGTGTTTCGATTCACCGGTCAGCGATCGGACGAGGCTGAGGTGCGGAAGTTTCTTCGCGAGCTCTCCCCACTGCTGCGTTCTTCCGACTACAACGCTCTCAAGCGCAAGCTCAACAGCTTCGTGCCGGAGTACATTCCCGATTTCTCCGCCCCGCAGTGGGCCCCCGCTCATGCGGAAGTGGGCAGCGCCTACCGCCACGACGGGGTGAAAGCCGAGGGAGCGAAAATCGTATCCTTCAAAGGGAAGACGGCGTAG
- a CDS encoding sulfotransferase domain-containing protein, with protein MHGFIWLASYPKSGNTWLRAFLCSYFLRDGGTIELDRLPFGSFITQRELIDDWIGFESSDWPDQEIDLYRPAIHLRLAEKLPELSFCKTHERFRENREGDSIFPTKATRATILIVRDPRDVVCSFAHHLRRPIQEVIDILADEEYILDHAPLSAFSKIPEPLGSWSGHTLSWLDSPLDPYIIRYEDMASNPTATFENLLSFLGYTVDSAKLQKAIVATRFAQLAKQESESGYRGKNPNVKTFFRQGMQSAWKRHLTPLQEEQICERHAAMMHQLKYEF; from the coding sequence ATGCACGGCTTCATCTGGCTAGCGTCCTATCCGAAGTCCGGGAACACTTGGCTGAGAGCTTTCCTCTGCAGCTACTTTCTGCGCGATGGCGGGACCATCGAACTCGACCGGCTCCCTTTCGGCTCTTTCATCACCCAACGCGAACTGATCGACGACTGGATCGGCTTCGAATCATCCGATTGGCCCGACCAAGAAATAGACCTCTATCGCCCCGCCATCCACCTCCGACTCGCGGAGAAACTCCCCGAGCTCTCGTTTTGCAAGACGCACGAACGCTTCCGCGAAAACCGCGAGGGCGACAGCATTTTTCCAACAAAAGCCACTCGCGCCACCATACTCATCGTACGCGACCCGAGAGACGTGGTCTGCTCCTTCGCCCACCACCTGCGAAGACCGATCCAAGAAGTCATAGACATCTTGGCAGACGAGGAATACATCCTTGACCACGCTCCCCTCAGCGCATTCTCGAAAATCCCTGAACCTCTCGGATCCTGGAGTGGCCACACTCTCTCTTGGCTAGACTCCCCCCTAGATCCCTACATCATCCGGTACGAAGACATGGCAAGCAACCCAACCGCGACTTTCGAAAACCTTCTGTCTTTTCTCGGCTATACCGTAGACTCAGCCAAGCTCCAGAAAGCTATCGTCGCCACGCGCTTTGCCCAACTTGCCAAACAGGAGTCCGAATCCGGCTATCGGGGCAAAAATCCAAACGTGAAAACCTTCTTTCGCCAAGGAATGCAGTCAGCATGGAAAAGACACCTTACGCCACTGCAAGAAGAGCAAATTTGCGAGCGACATGCAGCCATGATGCATCAGCTGAAATACGAGTTTTAG
- a CDS encoding lasso peptide biosynthesis PqqD family chaperone, which yields MNFAELTPSSIVARNEEILSTCLGEETVMMDIESGNYFGLGLIGSRIWQLIETPNSIQQILDSLLAEYEVEKEQCLEDIIDFLDQLAQNRIVLTK from the coding sequence ATGAATTTCGCGGAGTTAACTCCTTCTTCCATTGTGGCCCGGAACGAAGAAATCCTTTCTACATGCCTTGGCGAAGAAACGGTGATGATGGACATCGAAAGCGGGAATTACTTCGGCCTTGGACTCATCGGCTCGCGTATCTGGCAACTCATCGAAACCCCCAACTCCATCCAACAAATTCTCGATAGTCTCCTTGCTGAATATGAAGTCGAAAAGGAACAGTGCCTCGAAGACATAATCGATTTTCTCGACCAGCTAGCCCAAAACCGCATAGTGCTAACCAAGTAA
- a CDS encoding aspartyl/asparaginyl beta-hydroxylase domain-containing protein translates to MTSKPHPPLPHVSKPSNIKDLGPIDIAQLKSLVLKLSENVWNRENESKENKYFCFHHTRHIVFRFITANQDPRKGYSNPIWQVWKPQLLPIFEAACSSYGFQNPFYPKVMLARLAAGHVIDRHVDGAGSNLLTHKIHIPIQTNPLALFHSENDSYYLEEGRAYEVNNVKAHGVENLGQEDRIHLIFEVFDNA, encoded by the coding sequence ATGACCTCGAAGCCTCATCCTCCACTCCCACACGTATCCAAGCCTTCGAACATCAAAGACCTTGGGCCCATCGACATTGCTCAGCTAAAATCATTGGTGCTTAAGCTGAGCGAAAACGTTTGGAACCGAGAAAACGAGTCAAAGGAAAATAAATACTTCTGCTTTCACCACACCAGGCACATCGTCTTTCGATTCATAACAGCCAATCAGGATCCAAGAAAGGGGTACTCGAATCCCATCTGGCAGGTATGGAAACCCCAACTCCTACCCATCTTTGAAGCCGCATGTTCCTCTTACGGATTCCAAAACCCCTTCTACCCTAAGGTCATGCTGGCTAGGCTCGCAGCAGGTCACGTCATCGATCGGCACGTGGATGGAGCAGGTTCAAACCTGCTAACCCACAAGATTCACATTCCCATACAAACCAACCCTCTCGCATTGTTCCATTCTGAAAACGATTCCTACTATCTTGAAGAGGGACGTGCCTATGAAGTGAACAACGTCAAAGCCCACGGCGTTGAGAACCTAGGTCAAGAGGACCGAATCCATCTGATTTTCGAAGTCTTCGACAACGCCTGA